The Dehalogenimonas sp. 4OHTPN genome window below encodes:
- the mutL gene encoding DNA mismatch repair endonuclease MutL, whose amino-acid sequence MPIRLLDPRTVARIAAGEVVERPTSAVKELLENALDAGARRIEIEIRGGGAGLIRVADDGCGIPADELPLAFTRHATSKIVTFDDLSRLETLGFRGEALASIAAVADVEVTSAISGAFAGSRLTLRAGHQEKIVPAARACGTTISVTHLFKEVPARLKFLKSDATETGHIVNTVSNYAMAYPGIKFRLSVDGREILSTPGSGQLRDVAAEVLGGGIAARMIEAAAAEGSFTVGGLFSPPDVSRANRSGMFFFVNRRWVRNSMLSRAVEEAYRGLLTVGRYPVAVVNLVLPPSDIDINIHPAKTEIKFREDGTVFNFVRRTVRDALLGGSPVPAIEAQQTPAAGEPVAIYRPGVFRPSPSADDFFTRARALSSESGPIFSQTLPALRPLGQLAGCYILAEGPDGLYIIDQHAAHERIMYEKVLAERANRSPSSQALLEPQNVELSSAEAGRYPVLTPVLSDCGFVTEAFGGRNILIRAIPHALSGGDWRTALHEFLNSPESVSRGEERLAELIACHSAVRAGKTLSIDEIRGLLLDLEKAKVPNTCPHGRPTLLKLDSAALERHFKRA is encoded by the coding sequence ATGCCCATCCGCCTTCTCGACCCCCGGACCGTGGCCAGGATTGCCGCCGGCGAGGTGGTTGAGCGGCCGACCTCGGCGGTCAAGGAACTGCTGGAGAACGCCCTCGACGCCGGCGCCCGGCGCATCGAGATCGAAATCAGGGGCGGCGGCGCCGGGTTGATCAGGGTAGCCGACGACGGCTGCGGCATACCGGCAGACGAGCTGCCATTGGCTTTCACTCGTCACGCCACATCCAAAATCGTAACTTTCGATGATCTCTCGAGGCTTGAGACCCTGGGGTTTCGCGGCGAGGCGCTGGCTTCGATCGCTGCCGTAGCCGACGTTGAGGTCACCAGCGCCATCTCCGGAGCGTTTGCAGGCAGTCGTTTGACATTGCGCGCTGGTCACCAGGAAAAAATCGTACCTGCCGCCCGGGCTTGCGGCACCACCATCTCCGTCACGCATCTTTTCAAAGAGGTGCCCGCCCGTCTCAAATTCCTCAAATCCGACGCTACCGAGACCGGTCATATCGTGAACACGGTTTCCAACTACGCCATGGCTTACCCCGGCATAAAGTTCCGCCTTTCTGTCGACGGTCGGGAAATCCTGTCAACGCCGGGCAGCGGCCAGCTGCGCGATGTCGCCGCTGAAGTCCTCGGTGGCGGCATCGCTGCCCGGATGATTGAAGCCGCCGCAGCCGAGGGCTCCTTTACGGTCGGAGGTCTGTTTTCTCCCCCGGACGTTTCCCGCGCCAATCGCAGCGGGATGTTCTTTTTCGTCAACCGGCGCTGGGTCAGGAACAGCATGTTGTCCAGGGCGGTCGAAGAGGCTTACCGCGGTTTGCTTACCGTCGGACGGTATCCCGTGGCGGTCGTCAATCTCGTGCTGCCGCCGTCTGACATCGATATCAACATTCATCCCGCCAAGACCGAGATCAAGTTCCGAGAGGACGGCACGGTCTTCAACTTCGTGCGGCGGACGGTGCGGGATGCGCTGCTCGGCGGATCTCCTGTGCCGGCTATCGAGGCGCAGCAAACTCCCGCTGCCGGTGAACCCGTGGCGATCTACCGACCGGGAGTTTTCAGGCCGTCACCCTCGGCGGATGATTTTTTCACCCGGGCGAGGGCGTTATCATCGGAGTCGGGACCAATCTTTTCACAGACTCTGCCGGCGCTGCGCCCGCTGGGACAGTTGGCAGGCTGCTATATCCTGGCCGAAGGCCCGGACGGGCTGTATATCATTGACCAGCACGCCGCCCATGAACGAATCATGTATGAAAAGGTACTGGCGGAACGGGCAAACCGCTCGCCGTCGTCGCAAGCCCTATTGGAGCCGCAGAATGTCGAGCTTTCCTCGGCCGAAGCCGGCCGCTATCCGGTACTGACGCCAGTACTTTCCGATTGTGGCTTCGTGACCGAAGCTTTCGGCGGCCGCAATATCCTAATCCGCGCCATACCACACGCCCTGTCCGGCGGCGACTGGCGAACAGCCTTGCATGAATTCCTGAACTCGCCGGAGTCCGTCTCTCGTGGCGAGGAACGGTTGGCCGAACTCATCGCCTGTCATTCGGCGGTGCGGGCGGGCAAGACACTCTCCATTGATGAGATCCGGGGGTTGCTGCTCGATCTGGAGAAGGCTAAAGTTCCCAACACCTGCCCCCACGGCCGCCCAACCCTGCTCAAACTGGATTCGGCGGCGCTGGAACGGCATTTCAAGCGCGCTTAA
- the glyA gene encoding serine hydroxymethyltransferase, whose amino-acid sequence MTRLRFDDPDIYHAIAAEDTRQQETINLIASENYASRAILQAQGSSLTNKYAEGYPGRRYYGGCHNMDTIETIAIERAKELFKADHANVQPHSGAQANMAAYFALIKPGDTIMGMSLSHGGHLTHGAKANFTGKMYNVVAYGLDQATERIDYAGMEKLADEAQPKIIMAGASAYPRIIDFERIRHTCDRVGAKMVVDIAHIAGLVAAGVHPSPVPYADIVTSTTHKTLRGPRGGFILCKQEYAHAIDSAVFPGVQGGPLMHVLAGKAVAFREAATLEFAQYARQVVANTAILGRELEKFGFRLVSGGTDNHLVLLDLTATGVNGKDAEEALGRCNIVVNRNTVPFIVNQKATAPAGMRLGTAAVTTRGFGKVEMVRIASWINEVISNFGNLEIEERIAAEVKTMTAGFPVPGITD is encoded by the coding sequence GTGACCAGACTGCGTTTTGACGACCCCGATATTTACCACGCCATCGCCGCCGAAGATACCCGCCAGCAGGAAACTATAAACCTCATCGCCTCAGAAAACTATGCCTCCAGGGCTATTCTCCAGGCTCAGGGCTCGTCCCTGACCAACAAATACGCCGAGGGCTATCCCGGCCGGCGTTACTACGGCGGCTGCCACAACATGGACACCATCGAGACCATCGCCATCGAACGGGCCAAAGAGCTGTTCAAGGCGGATCATGCCAACGTCCAGCCCCACTCCGGCGCCCAGGCCAACATGGCGGCTTACTTCGCCCTGATCAAGCCCGGCGATACCATCATGGGCATGAGCCTGTCCCACGGCGGCCACCTGACCCACGGCGCCAAGGCCAACTTCACCGGTAAAATGTACAACGTGGTGGCTTACGGCCTGGATCAGGCGACGGAGCGCATAGACTACGCCGGCATGGAGAAACTGGCTGATGAAGCGCAGCCCAAGATCATCATGGCCGGTGCCTCGGCTTATCCCCGGATCATCGACTTCGAGCGCATCAGGCACACCTGCGACCGCGTCGGCGCCAAAATGGTGGTGGACATCGCCCACATCGCCGGTCTGGTAGCGGCCGGCGTCCATCCGTCGCCGGTGCCTTACGCCGATATCGTCACCTCAACGACCCACAAGACCCTCCGCGGCCCGCGCGGCGGATTCATCCTGTGCAAGCAGGAATACGCCCACGCCATTGATTCGGCGGTCTTCCCCGGCGTCCAGGGCGGACCGCTGATGCACGTCCTGGCCGGCAAGGCTGTCGCCTTCCGCGAAGCCGCGACGCTGGAGTTCGCCCAGTACGCCAGGCAGGTAGTGGCCAACACCGCCATATTGGGGCGGGAGCTGGAAAAATTCGGCTTCCGGCTGGTATCCGGGGGCACCGACAACCACCTGGTGCTGCTCGACCTCACCGCGACCGGAGTCAACGGCAAGGACGCCGAGGAGGCGCTGGGTCGCTGCAATATCGTGGTCAACCGCAACACGGTCCCGTTCATCGTCAACCAGAAGGCCACCGCGCCTGCCGGCATGCGGCTGGGGACGGCTGCGGTCACCACTCGCGGCTTCGGCAAGGTGGAAATGGTCAGAATCGCCTCCTGGATCAATGAAGTCATCAGTAATTTCGGCAACTTGGAAATCGAGGAACGCATCGCTGCCGAAGTTAAAACCATGACCGCCGGATTCCCGGTTCCCGGTATCACCGATTAG
- a CDS encoding ribose-phosphate pyrophosphokinase — MDELKVFTGNAHPALAKAVVEYLGIPLGGSQVFQFSNENIFVKILDNVRNRDTFIVQPFSTPVNQSILELLIMIDALKRASAGRITAVIPYYAYGRTDKKDQPRVPITARLLADLLTVAGANRVLTVDLHAAQIQGFFNIPVDELSAINLLTGYIRKKELANLVVVATDIGISKRARDFAAKLNAPLAIIEKRRVGNEDKTETLNIIGEVKGRIALTIDDEIDTAGSLVNSVKTLLEAGATEVYACCTHPILSGPAIKRIEASAVREVIVTDTVPVPPEKRTSKIIVLPVAPLLGEAIHRIHTGLSVGAMFQQE, encoded by the coding sequence ATGGATGAATTGAAGGTCTTCACCGGCAATGCCCACCCGGCGCTGGCTAAGGCCGTCGTTGAGTACCTGGGCATTCCGCTGGGCGGCAGCCAGGTGTTCCAGTTCTCCAACGAGAACATCTTCGTCAAAATCCTGGACAACGTGCGCAACCGCGATACTTTCATCGTCCAGCCGTTTTCGACTCCGGTCAACCAGAGCATCCTGGAACTCTTGATCATGATCGACGCCTTAAAACGCGCCTCAGCCGGCCGGATCACCGCCGTCATCCCTTACTACGCGTACGGCCGCACCGATAAAAAAGACCAGCCCCGCGTGCCAATCACAGCCCGCCTGCTGGCAGACCTGCTGACTGTAGCCGGCGCCAACCGCGTTCTCACCGTGGACCTGCACGCCGCCCAGATCCAGGGCTTTTTCAACATCCCGGTCGATGAACTGTCGGCCATCAACCTGCTGACCGGCTACATCAGAAAGAAAGAGTTGGCCAATCTGGTGGTGGTAGCCACCGATATCGGCATTTCCAAACGGGCTCGCGACTTCGCCGCCAAGCTGAACGCGCCGCTGGCCATCATTGAAAAACGCCGCGTCGGCAACGAGGACAAGACAGAGACGCTAAACATCATCGGTGAAGTTAAAGGCCGGATCGCCTTGACCATTGACGACGAGATCGACACCGCCGGCTCCCTGGTCAATTCTGTTAAGACCCTGCTCGAAGCCGGCGCCACCGAGGTCTATGCCTGCTGCACCCACCCTATCCTCTCAGGGCCGGCCATCAAGCGGATTGAAGCCTCGGCGGTCAGGGAAGTAATCGTCACCGATACGGTGCCGGTGCCGCCCGAGAAACGAACCAGTAAAATTATCGTTCTTCCCGTTGCGCCCCTGCTGGGAGAGGCCATCCACCGCATTCACACCGGACTTTCGGTCGGCGCTATGTTCCAGCAGGAATGA
- a CDS encoding UvrD-helicase domain-containing protein, with product MTIDLLKDLNPAQRKAAEAISGPILILAGPGSGKTRVITYRIAYLVRTVGVNPHRILAVTFTNKAAREMRERLERLLAGSVNDMTLGTFHAICAGILRRDGQAIGIQREFVIFDADDQEKLLKQAAADANVDPKQYPVGKIAAAISSAKSQMTTPEKFRENARNYFDEIVARVYERYEKMLLQNNAVDFDDLLLKTVFLFKRHPEILKRYQERYVHLLVDEFQDTNLVQYELVKLLAGRHRNVAVVGDPDQSIYSWRAADLRNVFNFERDFPDAQIYYLEQNYRSTARILEVASSVIADNRARKDIKLWTENEPGDPVCLLEAYNEQEEAQMVVREAERLTGSKKYRLSDIAVMYRTNAQSRALEEAFIRYGVPYKLVAGTRFYERREVKDLIAYFRLIHNPADSVSLMRIINVPTRGLGEKSIVEMQAWARGKGLSLFEALEASSTAVDKPPLTARALASFDIFYKLIHGLIEDSRQMSFLEFFDRVLERSGYGAYLKAQPDSEERLENIAELRTVAEPFNGLPPGEALSPFLESVSLVSDLDNLDETEGGVTLITLHQAKGLEFPVVFIVGLEEGVLPHFRSFDDPAQMEEERRLCYVGVTRAKRRLYLLRAFRRSLMGGSTVNEPSRFLSAIPLSLTTEAQQEDTWGVSYYKHEQEALAKKLEYLRGRGGPVEIPPLQKKLYQYSERPSQVQVAQASKSAAPGLSRTHVKPSAPAYKTGDQVRHPVFGDGIVISTLPVKDDHEIVVSFKDKGLKKLLLSFAKLEKI from the coding sequence ATGAGAGAAAGGCTTGAGCGCCTGCTGGCAGGTTCGGTCAACGATATGACCCTGGGTACTTTCCATGCCATCTGTGCCGGCATCCTGCGGCGCGATGGCCAGGCTATCGGCATCCAGCGCGAGTTCGTCATCTTCGATGCCGACGACCAGGAAAAACTGCTCAAACAGGCCGCCGCAGACGCCAATGTCGATCCCAAGCAGTATCCGGTAGGTAAGATAGCCGCGGCCATCAGTTCCGCCAAGAGCCAGATGACCACGCCGGAGAAATTCCGAGAGAACGCCAGGAACTACTTCGACGAGATAGTCGCCCGGGTCTATGAGCGGTACGAGAAGATGCTGCTGCAAAACAATGCGGTGGACTTCGACGACTTGCTCCTCAAGACCGTTTTTCTGTTTAAACGCCACCCGGAGATACTGAAACGCTATCAGGAGCGCTACGTCCACCTGCTGGTGGACGAGTTCCAGGACACCAATCTGGTACAGTACGAACTGGTCAAACTTCTGGCTGGCCGCCACCGCAACGTGGCTGTGGTCGGCGATCCTGACCAGTCCATCTACTCGTGGCGGGCCGCCGACCTCCGGAACGTCTTCAATTTCGAGCGGGACTTCCCGGACGCCCAGATTTACTACCTGGAGCAGAACTATCGCTCCACTGCAAGGATTCTCGAAGTCGCCTCCAGCGTAATCGCCGACAACCGCGCCCGGAAAGACATCAAACTGTGGACGGAAAACGAACCGGGGGACCCTGTCTGCCTGCTTGAAGCTTACAACGAGCAGGAAGAAGCTCAAATGGTGGTACGCGAGGCAGAGAGGCTGACCGGGTCGAAAAAATACCGACTTTCGGACATCGCCGTGATGTACCGCACCAACGCCCAATCCCGCGCCCTGGAAGAGGCTTTCATCCGCTACGGGGTGCCTTACAAGCTGGTGGCCGGTACCCGCTTCTACGAGCGGCGCGAGGTCAAAGATTTAATCGCCTATTTCAGGCTCATCCACAACCCGGCCGATTCCGTCTCCCTTATGCGCATTATCAATGTGCCCACACGCGGCCTGGGCGAGAAATCCATCGTCGAGATGCAGGCCTGGGCCCGCGGGAAGGGGCTGTCGTTATTCGAAGCCCTTGAGGCTTCATCGACCGCTGTGGATAAGCCGCCGCTCACCGCTCGGGCGCTGGCCTCGTTCGATATCTTCTATAAGCTGATCCACGGACTCATCGAAGACAGCCGCCAGATGTCCTTTCTGGAGTTCTTCGACCGGGTGCTGGAACGCAGCGGCTACGGGGCTTACTTGAAGGCGCAGCCCGACAGCGAGGAGAGGTTGGAGAACATCGCCGAGCTTCGGACGGTGGCCGAGCCCTTCAACGGCCTGCCGCCGGGTGAGGCGCTGTCGCCGTTCCTGGAGAGCGTCAGCCTGGTTTCCGACCTCGACAATCTGGACGAGACTGAGGGCGGGGTTACCCTGATCACCCTGCACCAGGCCAAGGGGCTGGAGTTCCCGGTGGTTTTTATCGTCGGTCTGGAGGAGGGGGTGCTGCCGCACTTTCGCTCCTTCGACGACCCCGCCCAAATGGAAGAGGAGCGGCGGTTGTGCTATGTTGGCGTGACCCGCGCCAAGCGGCGGCTGTACCTCCTGCGTGCTTTCCGCCGCAGCCTGATGGGGGGCAGTACGGTCAACGAGCCGTCGCGTTTCCTCTCCGCCATCCCATTGAGCCTGACGACAGAGGCACAACAAGAAGATACATGGGGTGTAAGTTACTACAAACACGAACAAGAAGCTTTAGCTAAAAAATTAGAGTATCTGAGGGGGCGGGGAGGGCCTGTGGAGATACCACCGCTCCAAAAGAAACTGTACCAATATTCCGAGCGGCCGTCGCAGGTCCAGGTGGCTCAGGCATCGAAATCTGCGGCCCCGGGGCTGTCTCGAACGCACGTAAAGCCTTCGGCGCCGGCCTACAAGACCGGCGACCAGGTGCGCCACCCGGTCTTCGGCGATGGCATTGTCATCAGCACCCTGCCGGTCAAGGACGACCATGAGATCGTCGTCTCCTTCAAGGACAAGGGGCTTAAGAAGCTGTTGCTGTCTTTCGCTAAGCTGGAGAAGATCTAA